Proteins encoded by one window of Marixanthomonas sp. SCSIO 43207:
- the hpf gene encoding ribosome hibernation-promoting factor, HPF/YfiA family gives MNINFEYDNVSASERLEELATEKINKLVNKYDFIVRADVYFEAENTSNDETGRKTKIQLSAPGPRLYAEESKEKFEISLAEVINQLDRQLQKRKAKMKTH, from the coding sequence ATGAATATAAATTTTGAATACGATAACGTATCGGCCAGTGAGCGTTTAGAAGAGCTTGCTACAGAAAAGATTAACAAATTAGTAAATAAGTATGATTTCATTGTAAGAGCAGATGTTTATTTTGAAGCAGAAAACACCTCTAACGATGAAACGGGTAGAAAAACTAAAATACAACTTAGTGCACCTGGCCCTCGTTTATATGCCGAAGAAAGCAAAGAAAAATTTGAAATTTCGTTAGCTGAAGTAATCAATCAACTAGATAGACAACTTCAAAAACGAAAAGCAAAAATGAAAACTCACTAA
- a CDS encoding arsenate reductase family protein, producing MDNMGVLARDDKQFTLIYSSNTRVGKHTLSYLQGIEDKVHTVDISKVKVPGTQWAEVADAMNKSIGDLVDKRILEDDGTDTSNFDSDDWIKILQNNDGVLTQPIAIHGKETRQIENPPDVMNFFGVESAGIEKTMHTEEPNIEPKTDDENFK from the coding sequence ATGGATAATATGGGAGTACTTGCGAGAGATGACAAACAATTTACATTGATTTATAGTAGCAATACTCGTGTGGGAAAACACACGTTGAGCTATTTACAAGGTATTGAAGATAAAGTGCATACGGTTGATATTTCAAAAGTAAAAGTACCTGGCACACAATGGGCCGAAGTAGCAGACGCAATGAACAAATCTATTGGTGATTTGGTTGATAAACGAATACTTGAAGATGATGGTACAGATACATCAAATTTTGATTCAGATGATTGGATTAAAATTCTTCAAAATAATGATGGAGTTTTAACACAACCCATAGCCATACATGGTAAAGAAACCCGCCAAATTGAAAATCCGCCAGATGTTATGAATTTCTTTGGTGTAGAATCTGCTGGTATTGAAAAAACCATGCATACCGAAGAACCTAACATAGAGCCAAAAACTGATGATGAAAATTTTAAATAA
- a CDS encoding TerC family protein translates to MTVWILFIAVIIIFLALDLGVFNRKAHVIKTKEASIWTTVWVTLALSFSGVIYWLFSAEMVENPTGLTPDTALIKYITGYLIELSLSIDNVFVIAVIFSSFKIPEKYQHRVLFWGILGAIVFRALMILFGVTLINKVDWIVYVFGVFLLYTAYKMLTSNEDDFEPKKSPMYRFLRKLFPITHTMEGDRFFIKRMGLKAATPLFVALMVIELTDVLFALDSIPAILAITADPFIVFSSNILAILGLRSMYFLISRMLQKFRYINYSLVVILAFVGIKMILSHHVEIPEWLSLGIIVLSLAGGIIASVYIPSETIKKPVE, encoded by the coding sequence ATGACCGTTTGGATACTTTTTATTGCTGTTATAATTATTTTTCTTGCCTTAGATTTGGGTGTTTTTAATAGAAAAGCCCACGTTATCAAAACCAAAGAAGCCTCAATCTGGACTACAGTTTGGGTAACACTGGCATTGAGTTTTTCGGGAGTTATTTATTGGTTGTTTAGCGCCGAAATGGTAGAAAACCCAACCGGCCTTACACCTGATACAGCACTTATTAAATACATTACAGGTTACCTTATAGAATTATCACTAAGTATTGACAATGTATTTGTAATTGCTGTTATTTTTTCATCTTTTAAAATTCCTGAAAAATACCAACATCGAGTATTGTTTTGGGGTATTCTAGGAGCTATTGTGTTTAGAGCACTTATGATTTTATTTGGAGTTACCTTAATTAATAAAGTAGACTGGATTGTATATGTTTTTGGTGTGTTTTTGCTGTATACAGCTTATAAAATGCTTACATCAAATGAAGATGATTTTGAGCCTAAAAAATCACCTATGTATCGTTTTTTACGCAAACTTTTTCCCATAACACACACTATGGAAGGTGATCGTTTTTTCATAAAAAGAATGGGCTTAAAAGCTGCTACACCTCTATTTGTTGCCCTCATGGTTATAGAGCTCACAGATGTTTTATTTGCTTTGGATAGTATCCCGGCGATCTTGGCAATTACAGCAGATCCTTTTATCGTTTTTAGTTCAAATATTTTGGCAATTTTAGGGTTGCGTTCTATGTATTTTTTAATATCTAGAATGTTGCAAAAATTTAGATATATTAATTACAGCTTGGTGGTTATTTTGGCTTTTGTAGGTATAAAAATGATTTTATCCCATCACGTAGAAATACCAGAATGGTTATCTCTTGGTATCATTGTTTTATCATTAGCAGGAGGAATAATTGCATCAGTATATATTCCTTCAGAAACAATTAAAAAACCTGTTGAATAA
- a CDS encoding pseudouridine synthase — MKKEHSHFILYKPYGYLSQFINNGPKKNSKRLLGELYSFPKETMAIGRLDEDSEGLLLLTTNGKVSYEICNGPVEKEYYAQVDGIVTDSAIKMLQKGVEIGINGKKYRTKPCQAKILSSIPSLPPRAKKIRDSRHGPTSWVSITLTEGKYRQVKKMTAAAGFPTLRLVRVRIGAIHVNNMDAGDVIPVETLAY; from the coding sequence ATGAAAAAAGAGCATTCACATTTCATATTATATAAACCTTACGGGTATTTAAGTCAGTTTATTAATAATGGTCCTAAGAAAAACTCAAAGCGATTGTTAGGTGAGCTATATTCATTCCCTAAAGAAACCATGGCAATTGGTAGACTAGATGAAGACTCTGAAGGACTTTTATTACTCACTACCAACGGAAAAGTAAGTTATGAAATCTGTAATGGTCCTGTGGAAAAAGAATATTATGCACAAGTTGATGGTATTGTTACAGATTCTGCTATTAAAATGCTACAAAAAGGAGTAGAAATAGGTATTAACGGAAAAAAATACCGTACCAAACCGTGTCAAGCTAAAATTTTATCGAGCATCCCTTCCTTACCTCCACGTGCTAAAAAGATAAGAGACAGCAGACATGGGCCTACCTCTTGGGTATCAATAACCCTTACCGAAGGTAAATACCGTCAAGTTAAAAAAATGACAGCAGCTGCAGGGTTTCCTACCCTTCGGTTGGTTAGAGTGCGTATAGGTGCTATTCACGTTAACAATATGGACGCAGGTGATGTAATTCCTGTTGAAACTCTAGCCTATTAA
- a CDS encoding aconitate hydratase, which yields MGLNVTQKLIKEHLIEGEMTPGKEIGLKIDQALLQDATGTLVQLELEAMNLDRAKTEVAVQYVDHNLLQTDFKNADDHVFLHSAAQKFGLWFSRPGNGVSHPVHMERFGKPGKTLVGSDSHSCAAGSLGMLAIGTGGLDVAAAIAGQPYYVKMPQVMGVKLTGKLPDWVSAKDVILEMLRRHDVKGGVGKIIEYYGDGLQHLSAMDRHVIANMGAELGATTTVFPSDDETRRFLKSQTREDDWKEILADDDREYDLHEEIILDELVPLIALPTSPGNVVPVSEVAGKEISQVVIGSSANPGLRDFWIAGAIVKDKATHADVSFDINPTSRQIIQNMIENKAFANLITAGARFHQSGCMGCIGMGQAPASGTISLRTMPRNFPDRSGTKDDQVHLCSPETAAASALTGKITDPRDLEKLYNMSYPQYQAPELHIIKTDMLVGPPEDNSKVELKKGPNITSIPHINELQSSYEVPVQLKMGDNISTDEILKAGAEVLPFRSNLPEISKYSYTVIDPTFYDRAMKTKDQYGGHIVVAGNNYAQGSSREHAALAPKYLGQVAVVAKSYARIAWQNLVNFGILPLEFENNDDYDKFEQDDMIQFKNLRNDVENRNTITLLIKKDTGTIEIPTKHSMSDRQIRILLKGGIINDFKDRLSA from the coding sequence ATGGGATTAAACGTAACACAGAAACTTATAAAAGAACATCTTATTGAGGGCGAAATGACCCCAGGTAAAGAAATAGGCTTAAAGATTGACCAAGCGTTGTTACAAGATGCAACCGGTACATTGGTACAACTTGAACTGGAAGCGATGAATCTAGACCGCGCCAAAACTGAAGTAGCTGTACAATATGTAGATCACAACTTATTACAAACAGATTTTAAAAATGCAGATGACCATGTATTTCTACACAGTGCTGCTCAAAAATTTGGATTGTGGTTCAGTCGTCCCGGAAACGGTGTAAGCCATCCTGTGCATATGGAACGTTTTGGTAAACCCGGAAAAACCTTAGTAGGTAGTGATAGTCACTCGTGTGCTGCAGGATCCTTAGGAATGCTCGCCATAGGAACAGGAGGACTAGATGTTGCTGCAGCTATCGCAGGGCAACCTTATTACGTAAAAATGCCACAAGTAATGGGTGTAAAACTTACCGGAAAATTACCAGATTGGGTAAGTGCAAAAGATGTTATTCTTGAAATGCTTCGCCGTCACGATGTAAAGGGTGGTGTAGGTAAGATAATTGAGTACTATGGTGACGGATTACAACATCTTAGCGCGATGGACCGTCACGTTATAGCCAATATGGGTGCAGAACTTGGTGCTACTACAACAGTTTTTCCAAGTGATGATGAAACTAGACGTTTCTTAAAGAGTCAAACTAGAGAGGATGACTGGAAAGAAATACTAGCAGATGATGATCGTGAATATGATTTACATGAAGAGATTATATTAGATGAATTAGTACCGCTTATTGCATTACCTACCAGCCCCGGAAATGTAGTACCAGTAAGTGAAGTCGCCGGAAAGGAAATAAGCCAGGTAGTAATAGGTTCTTCTGCAAATCCTGGTTTACGTGATTTTTGGATTGCAGGAGCAATCGTAAAAGATAAAGCAACTCACGCTGATGTATCTTTTGATATAAACCCAACTAGCCGACAGATCATTCAGAATATGATAGAAAATAAAGCTTTCGCCAATTTAATAACTGCAGGAGCTCGTTTTCATCAAAGTGGTTGTATGGGATGTATAGGAATGGGGCAAGCACCTGCCAGCGGCACTATTAGCTTACGAACTATGCCACGTAACTTTCCAGACCGTAGTGGAACTAAAGATGATCAAGTACATCTTTGCAGTCCCGAAACAGCTGCAGCGTCTGCATTGACAGGAAAAATAACCGACCCTCGAGACCTGGAAAAACTTTACAATATGAGTTATCCGCAGTATCAAGCTCCAGAATTACATATTATAAAGACCGATATGTTGGTAGGACCTCCAGAAGATAATTCAAAAGTTGAATTGAAAAAAGGCCCCAACATTACGTCTATTCCTCATATAAATGAATTACAAAGCAGCTATGAAGTTCCTGTTCAGCTTAAAATGGGAGATAATATCTCTACAGATGAAATATTAAAAGCAGGAGCAGAGGTACTTCCATTCAGAAGTAATTTACCTGAAATAAGTAAGTATAGCTATACTGTTATTGATCCCACGTTTTACGACAGAGCGATGAAAACCAAAGATCAATATGGCGGCCATATTGTAGTAGCCGGAAATAATTATGCCCAGGGAAGTAGTAGAGAACATGCTGCCTTGGCGCCCAAGTATCTAGGACAGGTAGCCGTGGTTGCAAAAAGCTATGCGCGTATTGCTTGGCAAAATCTAGTAAACTTTGGTATTCTTCCGTTAGAATTTGAAAACAATGATGATTATGACAAGTTTGAACAAGATGATATGATTCAATTCAAAAACTTACGCAATGATGTTGAAAACCGAAATACAATTACTTTATTAATAAAAAAAGATACTGGTACAATTGAAATACCTACTAAGCATAGCATGAGTGATCGCCAAATTAGAATTTTACTTAAAGGCGGAATTATAAATGACTTTAAAGATAGATTGAGTGCCTAA